In Notolabrus celidotus isolate fNotCel1 chromosome 8, fNotCel1.pri, whole genome shotgun sequence, a genomic segment contains:
- the LOC117816824 gene encoding coiled-coil domain-containing protein 106-like — MSPNDMEDDHPPSSPNISMSSDSDVTSRQPKHSKRHRTRSLTPTSATRAHPGRSHRVKGPAEVIQRYDKVLNTFSRVRTMTEAFRINDVDRGTIKMTAPIAELKYVHPEKFASLKFDPTTETLLAFARKCARNITPEKRIIIEDMKSKGKLLPLLIKY; from the exons ATGAGCCCCAATGACATGGAAGATGACCACCCCCCATCTTCCCCAAATATTAGTATGTCGTCCGACAGTGATGTCACTTCAAGACAGCCAAAACATTCCAAGCGTCATCGCACTAGGTCACTCACACCCACATCTGCAACTCGGGCTCACCCTGGGCGATCTCATAGAG TCAAGGGGCCAGCAGAGGTCATCCAGCGGTACGATAAAGTTCTGAATACTTTTTCACGGGTCCGAACGATGACTGAAGCTTTCCGCATCAATGATGTGGATAGAGGCACCATCAAGATGACAGCGCCGATTGCAGAATTGAAATATGTGCACCCAGAAAAATTTGCATCCTTGAAATTCGACCCTACTACGGAGACACTCCTGGCCTTTGCCAGGAAATGCGCACGTAACATCACCCCAGAAAAGCGAATCATAATCGAGGATATGAAATCCAAGGGAAAACTCCTCCCTTTGCTAATCAAGTATTAA
- the LOC117816823 gene encoding uncharacterized protein LOC117816823, which produces MINTDWWIFMSITEVPLEFCVCLFCILLPRKRNMAVLQREILGRIYFRQCPKEVDKFIRWLMKQGLLRKSMRCPSCTDVMKWKKSYGRKEPAWVCRDSCHKGSVSRTVRSGSVFENSHVPLQTWMHFIYRFAQGLRLRQVDMMQEGITQSSATLTKLADKLRRVCKAAMNRMRRRGKQTIGRRGELVLIDESKFGHKRKYNRGRASNRSSWVFGMLGIKEARRRPVLKIVPYRSADHLLPLIKRHVRQGSAIISDGWRSYHRLQDEGYNHLTVNHQECFVDPMTGAHTQNLERLWGICKSTIWRLRGNRTQNLLKDHLDVIEWTYWRGNQHRHGPLGMLLHDIRKKYPV; this is translated from the exons ATGATAAACACTGACTGGTGGATATTCATGTCAATCACTGAAGTGCCGTTGGAATTCTGCGTCTGCTTATTCTGCATCCTCCTACCGAGAAAGAGAAATATGGCGGTGTTGCAGCGCGAGATCTTAGGACGAATTTATTTTAGACAGTGCCCCAAAGAAGTCGACAAGTTTATCAGGTGGTTGATGAAACAAGGCCTTCTCCGAAAATCGATGAGATGCCCTTCTTGCACTGATGTCATGAAATGGAAGAAGTCCTACGGCAGAAAGGAGCCAGCATG GGTATGCCGTGATTCATGCCATAAGGGATCGGTCTCCAGGACAGTCCGAAGTGGCTCCGTGTTCGAGAATTCTCATGTACCCTTGCAAACATGGATGCATTTCATCTACAG ATTTGCTCAGGGTCTTCGCCTACGACAAGTGGACATGATGCAAGAGGGGATTACTCAGAGCTCTGCAACGCTGACAAAACTTGCTGATAAGCTGCGGAGGGTTTGCAAAGCTGCAATGAACAGAATGAGAAGAAGAGGCAAACAGACCATTGGAAGAAGAGGGGAACTTGTTCTCATAGATGAGAGCAAATTTGGTCATAAAAGGAAG TACAACAGAGGAAGGGCAAGCAACAGGAGTTCCTGGGTTTTTGGAATGCTCGGCATTAAGGAGGCCAGGAGAAGACCCGTGCTCAAGATAGTCCCTTACCGTTCAGCCGATCATCTCCTCCCCCTAATAAAAAGGCACGTTCGACAGGGAAGCGCCATCATTTCAGATGGATGGAGATCATATCACCGTCTTCAGGATGAAGGTTACAATCATCTGACTGTTAACCACCAAGAATGTTTTGTTGACCCTATGACAGGTGCACATACACAAAATCTCGAGCGACTTTGGGGCATTTGCAAATCAACTATATGGAGATTAAGAGGAAACCGAACACAAAATTTATTGAAAGATCACTTGGATGTAATTGAGTGGACTTACTGGCGTGGAAACCAACACAGACATGGACCACTGGGCATGCTTTTACATGACATCCGAAAAAAATATCCTGTATGA